The genomic DNA GGCAGGTAGTTCTTGAATGTTGCCTGCCGGTGTCCCGGGTGGGATCGGAAAGCCGTCTTCGGAATGGTGCGCAGGCTTTCGAAGAGTGTCTGGTAGAGAACCGGATTGAAGCCATCGAGGCGTGCGGATTCGGCGGTGCGCACCCAATCGGGTCCGGCGATCGGGATGCCGCGGGAGATCGCCGAACTCATCTGAGCTTTGATGGCGGCACGTTGCGGGTCTGGGGAGTGGTGGAGGAGGACCTTCGACCAGCGCAGGGCCTCCTCGGGTTCGAAGCCCGGCCACTGTTCGGAAGCCCTGCGGCGTTTGGCGGAGTCGTTGTGGAAGTCGGCGGAGTCGTTGAAGTCTGCGGACATGGCAAACCGTCCTTCTCGGGCGCAGAGGCCCGGATCGAAGCTTGCCCGAGCGGTCGGCGCGGGCCCGTTCTTCCCCTGGGGCACCCGGTCGATGACGGGTTGCCGTGTGGCCGGCCAGGTACCGATGGCCACAGCTCGCGAACGTGATTTCAGTGTAGACGGAGGGTCTGACACGAGCTTTGCGCTGGTGATCTCCGTGGCCGGCCGAGGAAGGATCTAGACGAGTCCTTCTTCATCGGCGTCGGCGGCCGATGACCAGAATCGGGGATCGTGGTCCTCGACGGTTTCCCCGCAGTCGACACAGGTGCGGAATTCGATGGTTCCGTCGGAGTTGAGTCGACCCGGTGTCAGGCTGCTGCTCTCTTCGCAGCCAGGACACCACCCATTGATGAAGCGTCTGATGTGAGTGCCGTGTTCCTTGTCCATTCCGGCTGACCTCTCGACCGAATGCGCACTGCGTGGACCTGCTGTTTTCAGTCTACGAGCGCCGACAGTCGGCGAAGATGAACTTCCGGAGAAGACGGAGGAGCCGCGCCGGTGCCCGGGCCCGTCGGCGCATCGGCCTGGAGGCGCACGGGTCGGACAGCGCCCCGGTCCGACGGGGAAACGTCGGACCGGGGCACTGGAGACTCACCTGCGCGGCAGGTTCCACCTCGGCTGGGGCTGCTGCGGTTTCTGGTGCTGATTCATGAAACCGCGTTCGGCCTGCAGATGACCCTTGTCATGGCTCTTCGCCTTCGGGTCGGTGCCCGGGATGGAAGCCTGCAGCTTCTCGGCCGCCGGTTTGGCGCCGACGATGGGCATCTCCCCGGTGATCAACGGTGTCTGCGGGGCCGCCTCGGTGATGGGTTTCTTGTTTCCTTTGTTGTGTCGCATGGTCTTTCCCTTCTTCGCATTCGTCTGATCTGTTTCGGCGGACAGTTCGGTGAACAGTCCGGCCCACTGGTCGGGGGTGAGGTCTTTGGGCAAGGTGTCTCCTCTGATGTCGTTGCGGTCCATGGTCGATTGCAGAGTGCGATGATCGGTGATGCTCATCTTCGAGAGGATTCCTTTCATTCCTCGCCCGCGACCGGTGAAGACCGAACGGACGAACTGTTGATAATCGGATCGAGCATTGTCTGGAAGCGATCCGGTGGGACAGCGATCGATGGTGAGGATGCCGCCATCGACGCTGGGCTTCGGGGTGAACGCGTCGGCGGGAACGCGAGTGACGAGGCGGAAGTCGAACTATGGGGTCCACTGTGCGGTCATCATGGTCGATCCGCCGATTCCTGCGCGTTTGCGGGCCACTTCCCATTGCGTGAGCAGGATCGCCCGCTGCCAGCGCCCGGAATGCAGCAGTTTGCGGAGGATGGGAGTGGTGAGGTGGAACGGCAGATTGCCGACGATGACCGGCCGGTCGAGCCGAGTGGTCAGGATGTCGGCGTGCCGGACCTCAGCCCGCGGGTACGTGTCTTCAAGGTGATCCAACCTCGTTTCGTCGAGTTCGACGAGTGTGAGTTCCCGCCCGAGCCGGTAGAGCTCGGCGGTGACTGCTCCGTCACCGGGACCGATCTCCATGATCGGTCCGGAGGTGGAACGAGCCAGGCTCGCAATCGTGTCGATGGTGGTGGGCGAACGCAGAAAGTTCTGGCCGAGTTCATGCCGCCCGCCGTGAATAGACCTTGGGGCCGAGCGCGAATGGGACTGTCTGCGTGTCGAATGGTGTCGTGGTGTGTGGGATCGCAATGGGATGTGCTCCAAGAATCAGATGGAGGCACCCGAGGCAGCGCAATGATGGTGAGTCAGATCGATCCGCGATGACCTGGTCGATCAGTGATGATCGCAGTGGTCAGGGGATCGGGAAGGGATCAGCCGATTGCTGCATCGCCCGGATGCCGAGGGCTCTCCGGGAGGACAACGCGCTTGCAGAGGTGATCGGGGTGACCGTCCTCGGTCAGCCGATCGGAGAAGAATTCGTCAGGCGCGCTGTCAGGCGCTGCGGTGACGAATAAAGAAGCAAGGCGCAGTCATTGCGCCGCTGTTCAATGTTCCCATGCGGAACAAGATAGCACAGGGAGCTTTGCCGGCACCAGGGTTCGGACGAAAAACGCCCCGCCGACTTCGCGCGGAAGCCGGCGGGGCGGAGGGGCGGATCCGTTCAACACGATGACGCGCACGCGGTCCGGGGAACGCTCGTGGAGCGTTCGTGTCAGTGGGTCAGCCCATCATGGTGCGCAGGGTGATGACGCCGATCGAACCGATGGCCGCGGCGGCCGGAAGAGTGATGATCCATGCCAGCGCGATCGGCTTCATGAGCTTCCAGTTCGCCGAACGGTTGACCAGACCGACGCCGATGATCGCACCGATGAGGATATGCGTCGACGACACAGGCAGACCACTCACCGAGGCGGCCATGACGATTCCCGCGGCAGCGAGCTCCGCGGCGAATCCGGAAGCCGGGTGGATCTCGGTGAGTTTCGTGCCGACGGTGGCGATGACCTTGCGGCCGATGAACCAGAGACCGACGATGAGTGCGATGCCGCAGGTGAGCATGGCCGCAAACGGCACAGTCGTCTCGCCGCTGATGCTGTCGGTGCGGAGCACATCGAGGACGGCGGCGAAGGGGCCGACGGCGTTGGCGATGTCGTTCGACCCGTGGCTGAAGGCGAATGCGGAGGCGGTGAACACCTGCATCCAGGAGAACAGGATGTAGGTGGCACGGGGAACCGTCTGCTTGCGCAGGGTCTTGGCGAAGACGAACACGGCCAGCCACACGGCCGCGCCGATCATCGCCATGATGAGCAGGCCGCCGACCGTGGTCACGCTCATGTCGAGGTTCTTCAGGCCCTTGAACAGCAGCATCGCAGTGATGATGACCGCGCCGGCGGCAGCGATGAGGGGAACCCACCGCTGCAGAGCCGAATGGGTGCCGATCGATCCTTCGCCGGTGGGGGCATCCTCGGTGGCGGTGTCGATCTGTGCGTCGACGGATCCCTCGGCTGCGGAGACCGGGGCGAGCATATGCGGCTTGAGCGTGTGCGACAGTGACGTGCCGAGCACGTACTTCTTGATCAGCCCGTAGATGACGAACGCTGCGAGCCCACCGAGGGCGGGGGACAGCACCCAGGAGATCGCGATCTGACCGACCTCGGACCACTGCACCATGGCGAGTCCGCCGGTGCCGGTGACGAAGCCGATCGTCAGAGACGCGCCGATGATGCCGCCAATGATCGAGTGCGTCGTCGACACCGGCCAGCCCATCCGAGTCGCCACGAGCAGCCACACCGCGGCGCCGAGGAGGGCCGCCATCATGATGAAGGCGAAGTCCATCGGATTGATCGCCACCCCGCTGAGGTCGACGATGCCGCTCTTGACCGTGTCGGTGACATTCCCGCCGGCCAGCAGGGCGCCGCTGACCTCGAAAATCGCGGCCACGAGCAGTGCCTGCTTCATCGTCAGCGTGCCGGCGCCGACGGAGGTGCCGAAGGCGTTGGCGACATCGTTGCCGCCGATGTTGAACGCCATGAAGGCGCCGAAGATGACCGTGGTGACGAGCACCATGCGAGGAGCGTCCCGGCCCACGAAGTCGAAGGACCACAGGGTGAAGGCGATGAGAGTGATCGCCAGCAGCCCACCGAAGGCCAGATGCCAGAGGCGGTCGTTGCTGCGGCCGACGGCAGGCGGCGCAGTGTGGCGCTCCGGGGCCAGAACCTGGGTCATTCGTTCTCCTAGCGGGATTCAGTCGATGAGGCAGTGTCTGTCTGCCTCCATGATTCGCAGGTCGAATGACCGCCAGGTTACGGCGAAAGTGAATGGACGGTGAACACGGCGTCCGAGACTCACGAAATGCTCATGCACAGTCGGTAGGTTTTGCCGTGTGTTCACGTGATGTTCCAGGTCAGGTGCTATATCGGCGGGCCCTGCCGGAAGGTGGCACAGGGGTGTGCTGGGGACCAGGATTCGCTGTGTGACAATGACCACTGCAGCCCGAAACGTGGGCAAGACCGAGCCCGGATCCGCATCTGCGCGGAACCGGGCTCTGTCGAAAGGGGAGAAGCTCGCCGAGGCGGTCGGAATCAGTCGATGATCTCCCCGCGGATGACATCGCCGCCGTCGTCGTCGGGACGATTGCGGTGCGGGTCGGTTCTCATCTGTCGGTCGACCTGCGCAGGCGACGACCGAGGGCGATGAGGGCGATGCCGACGAGGATGATGAAGCCGGCGAGGGTGTAGATCAGCGCGGTCACTCCGGCGCCCGGGGCGAAGAGGAAGAAGCCGCCGAGGATGATGCCGAGGATGCCGATGACGGTGAGCGCCCACCAGGACCTGACACCCATCCGACGGATGAAGAAGGACATGGTGAGGGCAAGGAAGCTGAAGAAGATGATCGCGAACCCGGTCAGGACGGTGACCATGGACGCGAACAGCATCGGGGTGAGGAAGATGAGCACGCCGAGGAGGATAAGCAGAACCGCACGTGTGACCATGCTGCCGGTGCGGCCTCCTCGCGGTGCGAAGACGAGGGAGGAGACGGCGATGACGGCGAGCCAGCAGGCGAAGATCCGCACGACCACCTCGGCGGAGGTGCCTGGCCAGACCATCATCAGCGCACCCATCACGAGGGCGATGACGCCGTTGACGATGACTGTTCTTCCAGTGCGCTTGAGGTCCATGCACCCAGCCTAGTCCTTAGGGTTGGACAGACGCTGAAGACGTCAGGCGTGCCCGAGGTGCTCCTCCAGTTCGGTCGTGCCGGATCGGTCGGTCGACTCCGAGGTGGTCCGCTCTCCGAGTGCGACAAGTGCGGCGAGGATACTGAGCGCCAACATGTCGAATCGCCTTCTTTGACGATTGACTGTCTGGTCCATGCTACGCCAGTGCGGCGCGGAAAGACCGGACTCGGAGGGAACGCGGAGGAGACGGAGTCAGGCCTCTCGGGCGAGCAGTCGTTTGCCGGCCGGGTAGGCATCCAAGGCCTGGGGGAGGCTGACGCGTCGGCCGGACGCGTAGGTTGCGAGCACGCGTCCGGTGCCGGGCTGATCCTCGCCGACTCCGGCGGGTTCGAGGCCGATGCGGCGCAGCGTCTGTTTGGCCACCGGCATGGGGGAGTCGAAGACGGTGAGGGCTCCGGCTCGGGCGGCCATGATGCGGTCGGCGACGAGTCCGTAGTGGGTGCAGCCTAGCACCACGGTCTCCATTCCCGGTCCCATCCGGGTGAAGGCATCCTCGATGGCGGTGTCGATCTTGTTGAGATCGGCGGCGTTGATGGCCTCGGCCAGTCCGGGACAGGCGATCTTGGCCACGTGCAGGTCCGCGGCGAAGGAGTCGATGAGGTTCTGCTGAT from Brevibacterium sp. JSBI002 includes the following:
- a CDS encoding DUF308 domain-containing protein — its product is MDLKRTGRTVIVNGVIALVMGALMMVWPGTSAEVVVRIFACWLAVIAVSSLVFAPRGGRTGSMVTRAVLLILLGVLIFLTPMLFASMVTVLTGFAIIFFSFLALTMSFFIRRMGVRSWWALTVIGILGIILGGFFLFAPGAGVTALIYTLAGFIILVGIALIALGRRLRRSTDR
- a CDS encoding inorganic phosphate transporter, yielding MTQVLAPERHTAPPAVGRSNDRLWHLAFGGLLAITLIAFTLWSFDFVGRDAPRMVLVTTVIFGAFMAFNIGGNDVANAFGTSVGAGTLTMKQALLVAAIFEVSGALLAGGNVTDTVKSGIVDLSGVAINPMDFAFIMMAALLGAAVWLLVATRMGWPVSTTHSIIGGIIGASLTIGFVTGTGGLAMVQWSEVGQIAISWVLSPALGGLAAFVIYGLIKKYVLGTSLSHTLKPHMLAPVSAAEGSVDAQIDTATEDAPTGEGSIGTHSALQRWVPLIAAAGAVIITAMLLFKGLKNLDMSVTTVGGLLIMAMIGAAVWLAVFVFAKTLRKQTVPRATYILFSWMQVFTASAFAFSHGSNDIANAVGPFAAVLDVLRTDSISGETTVPFAAMLTCGIALIVGLWFIGRKVIATVGTKLTEIHPASGFAAELAAAGIVMAASVSGLPVSSTHILIGAIIGVGLVNRSANWKLMKPIALAWIITLPAAAAIGSIGVITLRTMMG
- a CDS encoding glutamate racemase; its protein translation is MTRIGLLDSGLGLLGTADALFNLAPDADLVLAMDPDFTPYGSLSTETLEQRALHSAGVLAEWEPDAIVIACNTASVQALEAVRARYEPAIPVIGTVPAVKMAAGTGQDFAIWATPATTGSEYQQNLIDSFAADLHVAKIACPGLAEAINAADLNKIDTAIEDAFTRMGPGMETVVLGCTHYGLVADRIMAARAGALTVFDSPMPVAKQTLRRIGLEPAGVGEDQPGTGRVLATYASGRRVSLPQALDAYPAGKRLLAREA